In Rhizobium sp. CIAT894, the genomic window GGCCTGTCGGGTTCAGTCCCGCACCACGCCCGCGCCGCCGGTCGACCTCGATTCTCAGGCCTGAGGACACGATCATCGCATCGGCAATATCTGCCGTATTGGCAGGCGCGAATGCGGCCTGCCCTGCCAGGGACTGCTCTCTCATCGGATACTCCCGTGGCGGAAAGCCATCGCTTCCGCCCGTTTTGATGATTAAATTCCTATCTGCAAAACAAGAACAATGCAAGAACAAAATGCGGAAAACGCCGCTGGCAAAAATTTGTGCGGCGCATTATGAATGAGCAATGTTGACGGTTGTTATCGAATGCCGGGATCAGGAATCTGAACTGGCCCAGACTCTATCGGTATTGGTGGCAGGTGCCGTGGAGGGGCTCGTCAGCGATGTGATCGTGCTTGATCACGGCTCGCGCGACGGCACCTCGCGGGTCGCTGACGCTGCCGGCTGCCGGTTTCATTTGCAATGGGATATCAAGGACATCGTCCGCTCCGCCCGCGGCGAATGGCTGCTCTTCGTCGAGCCGGGCGCCCGGCCTCAGGCCGGCTGGATCGACGATATCGCCGAATATATGGCGCTCAACAAGCTGCCGGCGCGCTTCACCGCCTCGCGCGGCTACCGGCGCCCGTTTTTCCAGCGCGTCGGCCGGGCGACGCCGCCGCTGGAGCTCGGTCTGCTGATGCCGAAGAACCAGGCGGTCGCCACCGCCCAAAGCGGCATGGCGCTTGCCGAATTCGCCAAGGGCCAGAAGCCGCGCAAGCTCGCCAGTGAATTGATTCCTTCTTGGGTGGCGCGCGCTGCGCGGTAGGCTCTCCGTCATCCACGACTGGCCCGGTTTCCACCACCTAAAAACCCCTCCCCAACCCCTCCCCACAAGGGGGAGGGACTAACCTGCTGCACCGCTTTGCGTAACCCTTCATCGTAATCCGTCGAACGGTAACAGCCAGCAAGACCTCGCCTTTTGCTCGCTGCCGGATACCACAGCTTAGTCCCTCCCCCTTGTGGGGAGGGGTTGGGGAGGGGTTTTCTCCAAGAGGCGAGTCGCCGATCTCCATCGCACAAAGATGGCGCCCAATCAAATTTCGCGCTATAATTCTGCCATGGCGCCGCCGAAGCGCCTCGCTTCGTAACGGATCGCCATGGATGCCGGTGGACGGCAGAACAGGTCGGCGACAATCTCCTCTTCTGCCGGGGGCCC contains:
- a CDS encoding glycosyl transferase — translated: MLTVVIECRDQESELAQTLSVLVAGAVEGLVSDVIVLDHGSRDGTSRVADAAGCRFHLQWDIKDIVRSARGEWLLFVEPGARPQAGWIDDIAEYMALNKLPARFTASRGYRRPFFQRVGRATPPLELGLLMPKNQAVATAQSGMALAEFAKGQKPRKLASELIPSWVARAAR